In Setaria italica strain Yugu1 chromosome IX, Setaria_italica_v2.0, whole genome shotgun sequence, the genomic stretch AAAACTTCGGAGGATAAATCAGAAAAGGAGTTGCTTGACAATGGTGAATACCTTATCCGACCCTATCTGGAACCCTATGAGAAAATAAGGCATAAGTACAACTGTGAAAGGGTTGCAGGTCTTGATAAACGCGATGGAATATTTCTAATAGGAGAACTTTGCTTATACATTATTGAGAACTTCTACATTGATGATTCCAATTGCATTTGTGAAAAGAGCAGTGAAGATGAGCTCTCCGTCATTGATCAAGCTTTAGGTGTAAACAAGGATATAATGGGAAGCAGTGAATCTCAGCTGAAATCACCTTCCATGTGGGGTGCGACAGCAAAGGTCGGTCTTGGTGGCAGAGCATGGGCATATAACGGAGGTGCTTGGGGTAAGGAGAAgctttgcagcagcagcaatctgCCTCATCCATGGCATATGTGGAAGCTTGATAGTGTTCATGAGCTACTAAAACGTGATTACCAGCTCCGCCCTGTCGCAATAGAAATTTTCAGCATGGATGGTTGCAATGAGCTTCTAGTTTTCCACAAAAAGGAGAGGGAAGAAGTTTTCAGAAACCTTATTGCCATGAATCTCCCGcggaatagcatgtatgtaTTCTTAATCTCTTGCAGTTACACATGCTCAGTAGTTACCATGTGAATGCATAGCAGTAAGATACCACTTCCTAGTTCCTAATAGACTTAAAATGAATCCAAAACAATTAATTGGCTATCTATAGAACTATAATGGTGTGAAAGGTAATAGGTAGCAATTCTTGACATCATGCTCCAGAGGAATTAACATTCATTCTTCAATGTGAGTGAAGTTACTTTTTTGTCAGCACCTTGCTTGATAAACATGCAACTGACTGTTTTTGTCGTCGTAAGTTCTGGCATTTAGGACATGTAGTATCGGAACCACAGTATATTCCTACTTTCCATAGGTTCATGGCTCAATTTCCATTTTCCTTGCTCGATAGGTTTTCTATTAGAATTATCAGTCTTGATATCGCTGGAATCTGGCTGCCTTTTTCaccaaaaaattatatatcaattatgtttttttttcttgcacgGTGTTGTGACTTTTGAAAGAACACCATAGTAAGCTCTATTTCAGTGATACACTGGATTTTTATGTTTGCTATCTGTTCTTCTGTATGTCTCATGCAGTTAATAGGTGAAGATGTTTCCTTTATCTTCTGCATTGTGTGAACTATTTGTAGTTGTAATTGCAAGACCTGGCATTTTATTTGCTATTACTTATCATTAGATTTCTTGAGCATGAGAACCTTATTAATAATTGAAGAAAACACCCCTTTCTGCAGGTTGGACACAACCATATCAGCATCCTCTAAACAGGACAGCGGTGAGGGGAGCCGTCTTTTTAAAGTCATGGCAAAATCGTTTTCTAAAAGATGGCAAAGTGGAGAAATTACGAACTTCCAATATCTCATGCATCTAAATACACTTGCTGGTCGAGGTTATAGTGATCTCACACAGTACCCAGTATTTCCATGGGTTCTCGCAGATTATGAGAGCGATACTTTAGATCTGAGAAATCCACAGACATTTCGCAAGCTTGATAAACCTATGGGATGTCAAACAGAGGAAGGAGAAGACGAATTTCGCAAGAGGTTGGTTCATCTCTAGCATCAATTTttatccttttgtttttctttcaatttttttaaaaaactagcATTTTTAAATTTGCTAAATGCTTGAGGTCTGTTTGTCTAACTCTCAATTGAAATTCATTCTTTTGTTCCTTTCAGATATGATAGCTGGGATGACCCTGACGTACCAAAGTTTCATTATGGTTCTCATTATTCAAGTGCTGGAATTGTCCTTTTCTATCTCTTGAGGTTGCCTCCTTTTAGCACAGAAAATCAGAAATTGCAGGGTGGACAATTTGACCATGCAGATCGATTATTCAACAGTGTGAAAGATACATGGGTAAGTGCTGCTGGCAAAAGCAACACATCTGATGTGAAAGAACTGATCCCTGAGTTCTATTATTTGCCTGAATTTTTGGAAAACCGGTTTAATCTGGATCTGGGCGAGAAGCAATCAGGAGAGAAGGTATACTTTCACAAAATTGCACCTACTAATCTTTGCTCTAGACCAGATGCAATGACTCTGGAAAGCTCAGGTCGGTTGGAGGCAAGCATGTAATAACTTCCTTAAATGATGCTTTCAGGTTGGTGATGTTGTTCTGCCACCTTGGGCTAAAGGCAGTACCAGAGAATTCATTAGGAAGCATCGGGAAGCATTGGAGTCAGATTATGTATCTGAGAATCTACATCATTGGATTGATCTTATTTTTGGATATAAGCAGAGAGGAAAGGTAAAGCATCTCTGGTTTCTGCATTTGCATTTTTTCCCTAGTGGTGTTGCTGTTACCCTCTCTAATCATCACAGCACAGATATGTTTTGTTTTGAAACAAGGATAGCATCTTTTTCTATCAATCCATCTGCTTCATATTATATGTTCCCTATTATACTTGCATGGTCTCTGAGATGTAATTTTGACCAATGATTACCACATATTATGTTAGGAAAGTTATTTTTCGGGGGTTCCTTTCCACGCACAGATTAAGTGACTTGTAATGTGAAACAGAGGGTATTTCTGTAGGTCATGTTATGCATTTCATTTGGTAGTATTACTCATTTACCGACATGAttttgatatttattttgttttatatATGGCAGGCAGCTGAAGATGCTGTCAATGTCTTCTATCACTACACATATGAAGGCAATGTTGATATTGATGCAGTATCAGATCCTACCATGAAGGCTTCAATACTGGCACAAATCAACCATTTTGGTCAGACCCCAAAACAGTTATTCCAAAAACCACACCCACAAAGACGGACTGACAGGAAAGTCCCTCCTCATCCTCTACGGTACAGCGCCTATCTTACACAACAAGAGATTCGCAAGACAGCATCTTCAGTGTCCCAGATTGTCTCCTACAATGATAAGATCCTAATTGCCGCAGCTAACAGCTTGCTCAAGCCAATAGCTTACAGTGAATACATTTCCTGGGGATTCCCTGACCGAAGCTTGAGAATATTGACATATGATCAGGATAGACTTTTGTCCACACATGAAAACCTTCATGGTGGTAGTCAAATTCAGTGCACTGGAGTGAGCCATGACGGCAATATTCTCACCACAggtggtgatgatggagttgttgCAGTGTGGCGATTTGTGAAGGATGGCATCCGCCGTCTCCTGAGAATGGAGAAGGCTTTGTGTGCTCACACGGGCAAGATAACTTGCGTCTATGTCAGCCAGCCTTACTCATTAATTGTGTCAGGCTCTGACGACTGTTCTGTTATTTTGTGGGACCTGACAAGCTTGGTCTTTGTGAAGCAGCTACCAAGGTTCCCAGCATCAGTATCTGCGCTACATGTGAACAACCTCACTGGTGAGATTCTGACCGGTGCTGGTGTTCTTTTTGCTGTTTGGAGCATCAATGGGGACTGCCTTGCTGTGGTGAACACCTCACAGCTTCCTTCTGACCTCATCTTATCTGTGGCAAGCACAACACACTCGGACTGGCAGGACACCAACTGGTATGTGACAGGTCATCAAAGTGGCGCTGTTAAGGTATGGAAAATGGTGCACTGCTCGTCTGATGAGGCAGTAAATAGCAAGAGCAAATCGCCTGCAATCCCTTCTGGTGGGCTTAGCTTGAATGGCCAAACACCAGAGTATAGGCTACTTCTGCAGAAGGTGCTCAAGTCTCATAAGCATCCTGTCACTGCCCTTTGTATACCACCGGACCTGAAACAGCTTCTTAGCGGGGATGCCAGCGGTCACTTGCTTTCGTGGTCATTGAAAGACGACAGTTTCAAGGGTTCATAGCGACAGTCAAATTTAGGGATTCATCTGCACATGTAGAAAGCGCTGATTAAATTATATCTGGTCTCTCATCCAGAACTGATGAGCATAGGCGTGCATTGAGAAAAGAGCTCAGATCGGCGTGCTACCAGAGTATATGAAGGTTTCCTTGGATGCCCATGACCTGGCCATTCGATGATTCGGGCCAGAGGGAAATTGAAATACAACAGACACACGTTGAAAGGATGAAGTGGATGAGGCCATTGAGGCGTCGCCGCGCTGACATCATAATCTTATACTGTGAATTATCAGATGGCTGTACCttctcttcttgtttttttgagGAGAAAAGGATTCATGCTGGGGGGTTGTAGGGTGCGCCAGTGTTTGTAAAGTTTGTACAGGGTAATTTTGGTGGTGCCGGTTTGAGGCGGACGATGATGATGTATTGTCTCGATGTTTTGTTTGGGGCTGCGGAAGCAAAGGAAAGAGGTGTTAGGTTCAgtttctctccctccctcccccccttgAAGTGTTGTTGTTCATTCTTTGACTGGGTGTAATTTGCGCACCCTTGTTTACTTGTGTTCGGTCAGATCATTTGCGCTTGCACGTACATACATGCACGCAAGAGTTTTGCTCAACAAAGCGAATCCATGGTTCAGTTGGGAGTATAATCTGTTGTAGATCATTCCGGCGCGCATTTGCGATGCAATTGTAAACGTGGCCGTACGCCTCCACGGATTAACAAGTCGGCGAGGTCACTTTTTGCTGTCATTTGACGCGTCCCATAGAGATTTGCGCTTTGCGGGGTTCATCTAGGCCTGCACGTTGGATCTGACTGACTGACGGCACTAAGATTGACGGATTTGTGAATCAATCAAAAGGATCCGCTCACATGGTCCTACGATTAGTTGTTAATTTTCTATTTTCTCTTCTTGTTGGAGACTGGACTCAACAACGTCTCTTTCATTGGCAGAATGGCGGTTCCTGTCAGCAGTGGACAGGTAGGTGGTAGGGGCACACCAAGCTGTTGAAAGCGATACGCTACTCCGTTTCAACAGGGGCACAGCGGTACAGCACGCAGGGCTCTACAGTTTTGGTGGGAAGGGACTTGCAGATTTCCACGCGTCCAGGCATTGACTTTAATGCCTTGAAGAAGGTAATCCTATCTACAGGACAGCGCGTCACGTCAGCCGTCCTACACATCACCACGACAGCGTGCGGTGGAATGTTAGACCTAAACTGGATAAGGACAAATTTTGCCAAAATTTATCCACAGTTTGTGATGTCCAAACAAAGCTGGGCGAGCAGTTAAAAAGGCATCATCTGCATGTGCTAATCAAAACTCCAGCTGGGTATGCTTAATCTATCCTGGTTTATAGTAGGATAATGGAGGTCACTGTACCTTTTTCCACGTCAGTGTGTAATGGGAATATTAAAGGGAAAAATGGATAAGCACGAGAGACTTTTTGCTCAACTAATTGACCAAACTACCCTGGAACACGATTCGTCATTTGTCCTACACCTCATATATACTGTAGACATCCATGGTGCAGAAATTGAATAGAAGTTCCAAAGCATGCCTTTATCTGGCCAGGACAACTAGAAAAACACGAGGAAAAATTTTTTTCCTACCCACCGACCAAGGGGCAAAATGGGGAGACGAAAAGTTCTATATATGTTGACTGGTGGGCCGTGGGTGCTGGTGGTATTCAGCGTTCCCGTGTCCAGCAACAGACAAGGCAGAGTATCAGAAGAGGACAGCGCACGGAAAgcgaggagagaggagggaagagcaCGCATCGGACGGCGGCGAGATGCTGGCGGTGTTCGATCCCACGGTGGCCAAGTGCCCGGAGGGCCTCCGCAGCCCGCTggtggccggcgcggccgctgccgcggccggcggcgtgggcgcgctCATGAAGGGCTTCTCCGCCTCACACGACGGCACCGTCACCGTCAGCCTGGGGCCCTCCGGCGCGCTGGCGTACTCGGCGGCCAACCAGAGCCCCCTCGTCCCTAGGTGCTGTGCTCCCCCGTCCCTGCGCGCTTCCTTTGTCGAATATGTGCTTGTGGATCGTGATGCCTTCGGAGATGCGGAAATGCTTGCTGTTTGTGTGCTTCGCCCCGAGATTCGGTGGTGTGGTCCCCTCGTACGGGTCGGAAACTTGGAACGGATTGAAACCTTTTGAGGTTTCGGCTGGAATGCGTTGAGATCTTCTTTTGCCTTGGTTGCTTGTGGCTAGCTAACGATGTGGGCTTCGATCAGACCTGTTGCTGCTTTTCGTGCCGATTCTAGGCGAGATTTCTTCGTGTTTTTTTGCGGGGTTCAAGTTGGTTTGCACTTTCTCTTGGCAAGGATGAAACGGACGATGAATAACTATGTTCAGATTTTGTTTTCGTGAGGGTTATATGGTGTAACGTGTAATGTCTAGCGTTTCTCGGGTAAATTTGGGAGTCTTTAATGGCGTAATGGTAGGTCATGCTCTTCTGGTTGCTTAGATCTGGTCCAAAAGTTGGTTGAGTCAGCACGTTTGTGATTTTCTTTCCCCGAGCAAATCAGCACCGTCTGTGATTAACCCAGTGGTTAGTTCGTTTGGTCCTTTCTTGTTAGTAAGCTCAAGAAAAAGAACAGGAATTTCCACACTGGGTTTGGCATAGTTAGTTTCTTCGTTTGATGTATTGTCTGTTTATTATGATTATAAACTATTTGGCCAGTTGAATTCTGTATAAGTTGAGTCTGTATAAGAATTATATTATTTTCTGAGATAAAGTTGGACAATCCAGCTTGCAGCAAttagggaaggaagaaaaacaTTCCTAGTTCTCAGTGTAGTCACAGTCGCATCATGTGATCTACGTGTTTAGGATTCAGTACCTCTAGTGCTTTGTGCTTATCCGTCCTGAGCCATTTAGTTCAAACTGCTAGCTGTGAGTTCTGATTTTGGAGTACAATCATCTTATCAGGTATATATGATCGTTATATATCCAATGTAAAGAGAGACTTCCCTATTATTGTGGAGAGTTGGGTAACCTTCTGTGTTGCTATATCTTTCTTTCGGACGTTCTCTGTGTTACATCTGTTATTTTAACATTGTATCTGTCATTGTACTCAAAATATTTAACAGATAGGTAATGCTGAACTAGGATAGCCAATACCATGTCTATGGggctgtttggaaggaggaggctaaactttagccctgtcacatcggatgttcggatactaattaagaggactaaacataagctaattacaaaactaattgcagaacccctaggctaaatcgcgagacgaatctattgagcctaattaatccatcattagtgaatggttactgtagcaccacattgtcaaatcatgcactaattaggcttaatagattcgtctcgcgatttagcctaggggttgtgtaattagttttgtaattaatctaagtttaatactcctaattagtgtccaaacattcgatgtgacgggggctaaaatttagccccctcctcccaaacacccccatagtaTGTCTTGTTGACACAACTGAATTACATGTCAATTTGACATCTAGTAAGCATTTGTTCCTTGTCAACTCAAACAGGGTGATGGTGACTGTAATATTTCTTATTAGGTAGTAACACGTCTGTTCCAGCAAATGAAAATGGTAGTGGACCAGTTGGGGGTTGAGTCCCTTTAAACTAACTCAAAGCGCATCGTATGTACTTTTCTATAGATAGAGGACTTGTCTGAGCATTTGCTATATGAAAATAACATAAGCCTGTTGTATTCTAAGCATCATTCTATTGGTGCAGTGAAGGAAGTCAAACTACTGGGAAATATGTTTCATTTACGCTTTGTAGGAATTTCATCAACTGCATCGCCTGGAATTTCTTTTAAACAAAACATTTTGACCTTGTCAAAAAATGCATGGCAGTACTTACACAACTTCTTGAATCGTGATTGATCCCGATTATTTTGTCATCTGACTATCTCTCACACCATTGCCTACCTGACTCTCTGCCTTGTTCTCATGCGGTCATGCCCAGGTTGTTTGGTGCTGTGAATGACATCTTTTGCCTGTTCCAAGGGAACATTGAGAACATTGCCAACCTGAAGCAGCACTACGGCCTGAGCAAGACCGCCAACGAGGTGACTATCCTCATCGAGGCCTACAGAACCCTGAGGGACAGGGGTCCCGTCCCAGCCAGCCAGGTTGTGAGAGATCTTAGTGGAAAGTTCGCATTCATCTTGTATGACACCCTGTCGAAGTCCACCTTCGTTGCTGCTGTAAGTTCACCTATTGTAAttcaaccatctcttcttcctgAATCATACATTTGCTACCCTGTTGACAGTGACTTGATCCTTGAGTTGCAACGGCCTGAATGCAGGACGCTGATGGCAGCATCCCCTTCTTCTGGGGCGTCGACTCGGAGGACCACCTCGTGTTCTCTGACGATGCTGGGCTACTCAAGACCGGCTGCGGCAACTCGTTCGCGCCATTCCCTAAAGGTAACTACAACAACAGAACGTCATTTGATCCATTCATGCTTGCACCTTCAGAAATGAGAATTCAGTTGAACGTTTGAACTCTGCAATGTGATGCCGTGATCACCGACTCATCGTCCATGTTCGTCTCAGGTTGCTTCTACACCACCTCCGGCGGGCTGCAGAGCTACGAGCACCCGCTGCACGAGGTCAAGGCGGTGCCGCGCGTGGACAGCCAGGGCCAGATGTGCGGCTCCACCTTCAAGGTCGACAGCGAGACCAAGAAGAAGCAGGACGCCAGCATCCCCCGCGTCGGCAGCGCCGCCGACTGGTCCAACCAGTTctgaccggcgggcggcggcttcTTCCACCGTCTTCTTGCTACCCATTTCCACCGGCTGCTGTGAGGTGCCGATCGGTGTATCCGCTGAACCGCTGAGACGCTGAGTTCTGCTACGTTCCTTACGCATTTGTCGAACGCTGTGAGACTCTCAGATCGCTTTTTCTTATCGTGGTGCTGATACTAATCATACCGAGTGTC encodes the following:
- the LOC101781720 gene encoding stem-specific protein TSJT1-like (The RefSeq protein has 1 substitution compared to this genomic sequence) — its product is MLAVFDPTVAKCPEGLRSPLVAGAAAAAAGGVGALMKGFSASHDGTVTVSLGPSGALAHSAANQSPLVPRLFGAVNDIFCLFQGNIENIANLKQHYGLSKTANEVTILIEAYRTLRDRGPVPASQVVRDLSGKFAFILYDTLSKSTFVAADADGSIPFFWGVDSEDHLVFSDDAGLLKTGCGNSFAPFPKGCFYTTSGGLQSYEHPLHEVKAVPRVDSQGQMCGSTFKVDSETKKKQDASIPRVGSAADWSNQF